A portion of the Pseudomonadota bacterium genome contains these proteins:
- the ubiA gene encoding 4-hydroxybenzoate octaprenyltransferase yields the protein MTDSSLSPDIPTRLFANWRARLPDFYALTRIDRPIGILLLGWSMLWGLWVGADGWPGFKLFVIFSLGCVLTRSAGCCINDYADRHFDGHVARTAKRPLATGRVLPSEALWLAAGMTGLAGLLVLFTNATTVQLALIAAALAAVYPFCKRVTHLPQLVLGAAFGMSIPMAFAATTGSVPAVGWALFAVSLLWSTAYDTQYAMTDRDDDIKIGIKSTAILLGRWDVLAVAAMQAAVIAGLAAIGLGLGYGVFWWLGLLVAAGLAVYQIALIRDRDPARCFTAFLNNHYLGMAVFAGLAVDRALAG from the coding sequence ATGACTGACAGTTCCCTGTCGCCAGATATCCCCACGCGGCTCTTCGCCAACTGGCGCGCCCGCCTGCCGGATTTCTACGCGCTGACGCGCATCGACCGGCCGATCGGCATCCTGCTGCTGGGCTGGTCAATGCTCTGGGGCCTTTGGGTAGGTGCGGACGGCTGGCCGGGATTCAAGCTGTTCGTGATTTTCTCGCTCGGCTGCGTGCTCACCCGCTCGGCCGGGTGCTGCATCAACGACTACGCCGACCGGCACTTCGACGGCCACGTCGCGCGCACCGCCAAGCGGCCGCTGGCCACCGGCCGGGTGCTGCCGAGCGAGGCGCTCTGGCTCGCCGCCGGCATGACCGGCCTCGCCGGCCTGTTGGTGCTGTTCACCAACGCGACCACCGTCCAGCTCGCCCTGATCGCAGCCGCCCTGGCCGCCGTCTACCCGTTTTGCAAACGTGTCACCCATTTGCCGCAACTGGTGCTCGGTGCGGCGTTCGGCATGAGCATCCCGATGGCGTTTGCCGCCACCACGGGCAGCGTGCCGGCTGTCGGCTGGGCGCTTTTTGCCGTGTCGCTGCTGTGGTCGACCGCGTACGACACCCAGTACGCGATGACGGACCGCGACGACGACATCAAGATCGGCATCAAATCGACCGCGATCCTCCTCGGTCGGTGGGACGTGCTCGCCGTTGCCGCGATGCAGGCGGCCGTGATCGCCGGGCTGGCGGCCATCGGGCTTGGTCTCGGTTACGGGGTGTTCTGGTGGCTCGGTCTGCTGGTTGCAGCGGGCCTCGCGGTCTACCAGATCGCGCTGATCCGCGACCGCGATCCGGCGCGCTGTTTCACCGCGTTCCTCAACAACCACTACCTCGGCATGGCGGTCTTCGCCGGGCTCGCCGTCGACCGCGCCCTCGCCGGCTGA
- a CDS encoding GTPase domain-containing protein: MTLSHTDAVARLIAAHRAAAADGPPDDADVLASLQLAASGLQKADWRESDPAHPVQVVVFGPTQSGKSTAVNLLLDAEAAGVSALAGHTVHAQAFHQGHTGTAQLDTFFEGYEATTPDALTAEALAVWSSQAVAGGDAPRTVWDTPDFDSLRSDTYLDAVARSLGLADVLLLVVSKDKYADHRVWEWLDLVAPLGKPLVVCVNKVDESSREVVVEALLARLASHPAGDPMPQVVLMPWFDAEQGPPELEVTALRRAVDDAVQQARARPARAGAQALIERCWSRWTDPLAAELGARAAFRAEVQDSADRVLAVYRSDFLEHPEHYETFQASLAEMLQLLEVPGLAGVLGQTRRLVTWPVRTVFGLAKRSRSSTRPESYELSLLQDRHSEALAGLIDFALVEATSGGDRADWWRAASQRLRADRADREAAFEAEIVRYRRDFEPEIQAAAQQLYAGLQDQPAVLNSLRAARFTADAAGVAFAVKTGGVGLADLAIAPAMLSVTTLLTESALGKYIDTVMNTLRDKQFDAVRTRLIDAEFVAGMDRALDALDGPGLYRVDEGDFQAIAAALGHAS, translated from the coding sequence ATGACGCTCTCGCACACCGACGCGGTTGCGCGGCTGATCGCAGCACACCGCGCCGCTGCCGCAGACGGACCGCCCGACGACGCCGACGTGCTCGCCTCGCTGCAACTCGCGGCCAGCGGCCTGCAGAAGGCCGATTGGCGCGAGTCCGACCCCGCACACCCGGTTCAGGTCGTGGTGTTCGGCCCGACCCAGTCGGGCAAGAGCACCGCCGTCAACCTGTTGCTTGACGCCGAGGCGGCCGGGGTGTCGGCGCTCGCGGGCCACACGGTGCACGCGCAGGCCTTCCACCAGGGGCACACCGGCACGGCGCAGCTCGACACCTTCTTCGAGGGCTACGAGGCGACGACCCCGGACGCGCTGACGGCCGAGGCCCTCGCGGTGTGGTCCAGCCAGGCGGTGGCCGGTGGCGACGCCCCGAGGACCGTCTGGGACACACCCGACTTCGACTCGCTGCGCTCGGACACCTACCTCGATGCCGTGGCCCGCAGCCTCGGTCTCGCCGACGTGCTGCTGCTGGTGGTCAGCAAGGACAAATACGCCGACCACCGCGTCTGGGAGTGGCTCGACCTGGTCGCGCCGCTCGGCAAACCGCTCGTCGTGTGCGTCAACAAGGTGGACGAGTCCAGTCGAGAGGTGGTCGTTGAGGCCCTGCTCGCCCGGCTCGCGTCACACCCGGCCGGCGACCCCATGCCCCAGGTGGTGTTGATGCCGTGGTTCGACGCCGAACAGGGCCCACCCGAACTGGAGGTCACGGCCTTGCGGCGGGCAGTCGACGACGCCGTGCAACAGGCGCGCGCGCGCCCCGCACGGGCTGGCGCGCAGGCCCTGATCGAGCGCTGCTGGTCGCGCTGGACCGACCCGCTGGCGGCCGAACTCGGCGCGCGCGCCGCCTTTCGCGCCGAAGTGCAGGACAGCGCCGACCGGGTGCTCGCGGTCTACCGCAGCGATTTCCTCGAGCACCCGGAACACTACGAAACCTTCCAGGCCAGCCTCGCCGAGATGCTGCAGTTGCTCGAGGTACCGGGCCTCGCGGGCGTGCTCGGTCAGACGCGGCGTCTGGTGACCTGGCCGGTGCGCACCGTGTTCGGTCTTGCCAAACGCAGCCGCAGCAGCACACGACCCGAGAGCTACGAACTCAGCCTGTTGCAAGACCGGCACAGCGAAGCGCTGGCCGGTCTGATCGACTTCGCCCTGGTCGAGGCAACCTCGGGTGGCGATCGCGCCGACTGGTGGCGCGCAGCGAGCCAGCGGTTGCGCGCCGACCGCGCCGACCGGGAAGCGGCATTCGAAGCCGAAATCGTGCGATATCGACGGGATTTCGAACCGGAGATCCAGGCCGCAGCCCAGCAGCTTTACGCGGGCCTGCAGGATCAACCCGCCGTGCTCAACAGTCTGCGTGCCGCGCGCTTCACCGCCGACGCGGCGGGCGTCGCCTTTGCGGTCAAAACCGGTGGCGTGGGCCTCGCCGACCTCGCCATCGCGCCTGCGATGCTGTCGGTGACCACGCTGTTGACCGAGAGCGCGCTCGGGAAGTACATCGACACGGTGATGAACACACTGCGGGACAAGCAATTCGATGCCGTCAGGACGCGCCTGATCGACGCCGAGTTCGTCGCCGGCATGGACCGGGCGCTGGACGCACTCGACGGGCCCGGCCTCTACCGTGTCGACGAGGGCGATTTCCAGGCGATCGCCGCTGCACTGGGACACGCTTCATGA
- a CDS encoding GTPase domain-containing protein, with protein sequence MSDVNTTLNAMQAWSARAHEQGWLPDTVHAAILNHTPHDPTTLFADGAVSPLVLAFFGGTGVGKSSLLNRLAGEDVARSSAIRPTSREVTLYVHQDVALADLPEGIPVELTTVTRHRQDAHRNTLWIDTPDIDSVVTTHRDQVLAWLPYIDLLVYVVNPERYRDDAGWDLLKAHRHRHAWAFVINHWDRGDPAQRDDFVNVLARAAFENPAVFCTDCRDGGAPDDDFDALQAHVASHSDAMAIAAARQRSEATEQAAQAALRDACRDALGTDAAWSELERALARSQAAFAAHCETDTAISREHLLHRLFPTDPPPFWRQVLGDTDRPATAVSEVSLWTERSQSRLAGRLDELLIAASDRHLPTVPLRRALQRATEDAGVDIDGQATQALVAALEQPGTALQRAAVTLAQGVTIALPLVALVWVGWRVVQGFVSGAADETAYLGFDFLTNSAMLIALSAALPAVVAAAVRPSPRRAAQRALHRGVTAGCAAIDQGLAEQLARVKAERDRLLETL encoded by the coding sequence ATGAGTGACGTGAACACCACACTGAACGCCATGCAGGCCTGGTCCGCGCGCGCCCACGAGCAGGGCTGGCTGCCCGATACCGTGCACGCGGCGATCCTGAACCACACGCCGCACGACCCGACAACACTCTTCGCCGACGGTGCGGTGTCGCCGCTGGTGTTGGCCTTCTTCGGCGGTACTGGCGTCGGCAAGAGCAGCCTGCTCAACCGCCTGGCAGGCGAAGACGTCGCGCGAAGCAGTGCCATCCGGCCAACCTCGCGTGAGGTCACGCTCTACGTGCACCAGGACGTGGCGCTCGCCGACCTGCCCGAGGGCATCCCGGTTGAGCTCACCACAGTCACACGCCACCGACAGGACGCGCACCGCAACACCCTCTGGATCGACACGCCCGACATCGACTCGGTCGTGACCACCCACCGCGACCAGGTGTTGGCCTGGCTGCCGTACATCGACCTGCTGGTCTACGTGGTCAACCCCGAGCGCTACCGCGACGACGCGGGTTGGGACCTGTTGAAGGCGCACCGCCACCGTCACGCCTGGGCCTTCGTGATCAACCACTGGGACCGCGGTGACCCGGCTCAGCGCGACGATTTCGTGAACGTGCTCGCGCGCGCGGCGTTCGAGAACCCGGCCGTCTTTTGCACCGATTGCCGTGACGGCGGCGCACCCGACGACGACTTTGACGCGCTGCAGGCACACGTGGCCTCGCACAGCGACGCCATGGCAATTGCGGCGGCACGCCAACGCAGCGAGGCCACCGAGCAGGCGGCGCAAGCGGCGTTGCGCGACGCCTGCCGCGACGCCCTCGGCACGGACGCGGCCTGGTCCGAACTCGAGCGTGCCCTCGCGCGCAGCCAGGCGGCATTCGCGGCGCACTGCGAGACCGACACCGCCATCAGCCGGGAGCACCTGCTGCACCGGCTCTTCCCCACAGACCCACCGCCGTTCTGGCGACAGGTGCTCGGTGACACCGACCGACCCGCCACGGCCGTGTCCGAGGTGTCGCTCTGGACCGAGCGCAGTCAGTCGCGTCTGGCGGGCCGCCTGGACGAGCTGCTGATCGCCGCCAGCGATCGGCACCTGCCGACCGTGCCGCTGCGACGCGCACTGCAGCGGGCCACCGAAGACGCCGGTGTGGACATCGACGGTCAGGCGACCCAGGCGCTCGTTGCTGCACTGGAACAGCCGGGCACCGCGCTCCAACGCGCCGCGGTGACACTGGCCCAGGGCGTGACAATCGCGCTGCCTCTGGTGGCCCTGGTCTGGGTCGGTTGGCGGGTCGTGCAGGGCTTTGTTTCCGGGGCCGCCGACGAGACGGCGTACCTCGGCTTCGATTTCCTGACCAACAGCGCCATGCTGATCGCGCTCAGCGCCGCCCTCCCCGCGGTGGTCGCTGCGGCGGTGCGGCCGTCACCGCGCCGCGCAGCCCAACGGGCCCTGCACCGCGGCGTCACCGCGGGCTGCGCCGCCATTGACCAGGGGCTGGCGGAACAACTTGCGCGAGTCAAAGCCGAACGCGACCGGTTGCTCGAGACGCTCTGA
- a CDS encoding ComF family protein: protein MQKPPPWDAAWVALRYEMPIDHLIHRFKYAGDRCAGKLCGRLLVDALPAGAQGDVLAVPMHRKRLAQRGFNHAASLARDVARARNLQCRTGAMRVRDTVSQVGLDAPARRRNLRDAFTVPTVPEAGRHAILVDDIYTTGATLAALSRACKRAGYGSVTVLCLARVPGAGRAV, encoded by the coding sequence TTGCAAAAACCGCCGCCCTGGGACGCGGCATGGGTAGCGCTGCGCTACGAGATGCCGATTGACCACCTGATCCACCGGTTCAAGTACGCCGGCGATCGCTGTGCTGGCAAGCTCTGCGGCAGGCTGTTGGTCGACGCGCTGCCCGCGGGTGCGCAGGGCGACGTGCTGGCGGTGCCCATGCACCGAAAACGCCTTGCACAACGCGGGTTTAACCACGCGGCGTCGTTGGCGCGCGACGTCGCACGCGCCCGCAACCTGCAGTGTCGGACGGGGGCGATGCGGGTGCGAGACACCGTGTCACAGGTCGGGTTGGACGCCCCGGCGCGGCGGCGGAATCTGCGCGATGCCTTCACCGTGCCGACGGTGCCCGAGGCCGGGCGCCACGCGATTCTGGTGGACGACATCTACACCACCGGGGCAACGCTCGCAGCGTTATCACGCGCGTGCAAACGCGCGGGCTACGGCTCGGTCACGGTCCTGTGTCTGGCCCGCGTACCGGGTGCGGGGCGGGCGGTGTGA
- a CDS encoding OmpA family protein produces the protein MQKAILVSALAATLYGCGITPKSAADACAPGDGYVVDGSGDTIVLTAAGERLRTGYWKADIHGPDCEAETAVPVTATTSDGDGDGDSDDTDSDTAAAAGSGEVERVRIDARVLFGFDSAVLTDAGKIELDLLISDMQQLDAIESVLVIGHTDSIGSTSYNQMLSERRAASVRDYIAANLSIDDITAEGRGEAEPIADNSTEAGRERNRRVEVLVDGTTEDAQQVAKEPVENKVSELIKKLTGG, from the coding sequence ATGCAAAAGGCAATCTTGGTTTCGGCACTGGCAGCCACGCTGTACGGCTGCGGCATAACCCCGAAAAGTGCGGCCGACGCATGCGCGCCGGGCGACGGCTACGTCGTCGACGGCAGCGGGGACACCATTGTGCTGACGGCAGCCGGTGAACGACTGCGTACAGGCTACTGGAAAGCTGATATTCACGGTCCGGACTGCGAAGCCGAAACCGCCGTCCCGGTGACAGCGACCACATCGGACGGAGACGGCGACGGTGACAGTGACGACACCGACAGCGACACCGCTGCGGCGGCCGGTTCTGGCGAAGTGGAACGCGTGCGCATCGACGCCCGTGTGTTGTTCGGCTTCGACAGCGCGGTCCTGACCGACGCGGGCAAGATCGAACTCGACCTGTTGATCTCCGACATGCAACAGCTCGACGCCATCGAGAGTGTGCTGGTGATCGGCCACACCGACAGCATCGGCTCGACCTCATACAATCAGATGCTTTCTGAGCGGCGCGCTGCCAGCGTGCGGGACTACATCGCCGCAAACCTCAGCATCGACGACATCACGGCCGAAGGCCGCGGCGAGGCCGAACCGATTGCCGACAACAGCACCGAAGCCGGACGCGAACGCAACCGCCGCGTGGAAGTGCTGGTCGACGGCACCACCGAGGACGCCCAGCAAGTGGCCAAGGAGCCGGTGGAAAACAAGGTCTCCGAGCTGATCAAGAAACTCACGGGCGGTTGA